The Dehalococcoidales bacterium genome segment CATCGCTTTATCCTGTTACAATATTCCTTTGGTGGTGGGCAGGTCACCGCCGAGACGCTGGTCAATTCTGGTTGCCATGTCCAGGGCCCTGCCCAGGGCCTTGAAGAGCGCCTCGGCCTTATGGTGGTCATTGACCCCGTAAACAATGCGGGCGTGCAAATTGATCCTGGCTTCCACCGCCAGCGACTCCAAAAAATGACGGATAAGGTCGGTGGAGAAGCCGCGCATGTCGTTGTCATTAAAAGGCATCTCCAAGACGGCATATCCCCGCCCGCTGATGTCCACGGCCACCATCGCCAGGGCATCATCCATGGGCACGGCAGCGTCAGCCATGCGGGCGATTCCCCGTTTCTCTCCCAGGGCTTGAGTCAGGGCCTTCCCCAGGCAAAGGGCAACGTCTTCCACCAGGTGGTGCTGGTCATCCCCGCTGGCAGTCAGCTTGAGGTCAAAACGACCGTGCTGCGCCAGTTGTGCCAGAAAGTGGTCGAACATCATAATACCGGTATTTATCTGCCGCTGACCGCTGCCGTCAACATCAAGCTCCAGGCTGATGCTGGTCTCTCCAGTCTCCCTCTTGATTGTGGCTGCTCTATTCTCCATTACCGTCTCCCGCG includes the following:
- the hisB gene encoding imidazoleglycerol-phosphate dehydratase HisB, whose product is MENRAATIKRETGETSISLELDVDGSGQRQINTGIMMFDHFLAQLAQHGRFDLKLTASGDDQHHLVEDVALCLGKALTQALGEKRGIARMADAAVPMDDALAMVAVDISGRGYAVLEMPFNDNDMRGFSTDLIRHFLESLAVEARINLHARIVYGVNDHHKAEALFKALGRALDMATRIDQRLGGDLPTTKGIL